A region of Falco peregrinus isolate bFalPer1 chromosome 13, bFalPer1.pri, whole genome shotgun sequence DNA encodes the following proteins:
- the LOC101916564 gene encoding adrenodoxin, mitochondrial-like, producing MIAQGISGLMRPLRSRLNVSKIRLIYLCGMTEQHRTPTRQGSERRFSSTNKLRDAPGELSSADQVMVHFINRDGERLTATAKEGESLLEVVVNQNLAIDGFGACEGTLACSTCHLIFEKDTFQKLDAASDEELDMLDLAYGLTETSRLGCQVCIKKSMDGLTVRVPMDVADIRRQQEVGKRSKQ from the exons ATGATAGCTCAAGGCATCTCTGGGCTCATGCGACCCTTGAGAAGTAGACTGAACGTGAGCAAAATCCGCTTGATTTATCTCTGTGGGATGACTGAGCAGCATCGCACACCCACCAGGCAGGGGTCAGAGAGACGCTTCAGCTCCACGAACAAGCTCCGGGATGCTCCTGGGGAATTGAG CTCTGCGGACCAGGTGATGGTGCATTTTATAAATCGTGATGGAGAACGACTTACGGCCACAGCCAAAGAAGGGGAGAGTTTGCTGGAAGTCGTAGTCAATCAAAACTTGGCCATCGATGGATTTG GTGCATGTGAAGGGACACTAGCCTGCTCTACCTGTCACCTCATCTTTGAGAAGGACACCTTCCAAAAGCTGGATGCCGCCTCAGATGAAGAGCTGGACATGCTGGACTTGGCGTATGGACTCACAGAGAC atCTCGCCTTGGCTGCCAGGTGTGCATTAAGAAGTCGATGGATGGTCTGACAGTGAGGGTCCCCATGGATGTAGCAGACatcaggaggcagcaggaggttGGAAAGCGAAGCAAACAGTAG